One stretch of Gadus macrocephalus chromosome 12, ASM3116895v1 DNA includes these proteins:
- the LOC132469794 gene encoding putative nuclease HARBI1, translating into MPSASACVSIAMFLVLFLRLSARNRRLQGRRRGLRRLQVLLDETLTGAPARYCALNLNMPVLRIWLDVESELRQDFRLSRTAMRSLQRLLHREQDHGWGNDLEVLIYTYWLAHGLSYRVVSRVFNVPKPTVHRIIHRVAQNIWDNLGRAISFPPTANLPTVGQGFANISGTPAFHNVVGAIDGSHIRIKPPQRHRLDYLNYKGFYSVNMQAICDSNGRFLDIYVGYPGSVHDTRVMKNSTFYTARRYPPAGYILLGDGGYPCLETPICLITPFKEPVQGQVQQRFNYHQAKGRSIIERAFGMMKTRWRSTLFKALEVKPTFAPQVIASCAFLHNVCMDNGDTQVPDEDILGDRHDPQPPREPMACNETSGNDVRNRLAAQVSGNAQAP; encoded by the exons ATGCCGTCTGCAAGTGCGTGCGTGTCCATTGCGATGTTTTTGGTTCTTTTTTTGCGATTGTCTGCAAGAAATCGCAGACTTCAAGGAAGGAGAAGAGGTCTACGACGCCTCCAAGTGCTGTTGGATGAAACTTTG ACTGGTGCTCCGGCCAGATACTGTGCCTTAAACCTGAACATGCCTGTACTGCGCATTTGGTTGGATGTGGAGTCGGAGCTGAGGCAGGATTTCCGCCTCAGCAGAACAGCAATGCGCAGTTTACAGAGGCTTTTGCACAGGGAGCAGGACCATGGCTGGGGTAATGATTTGGAAGTCCTCATCTACACCTATTGGCTAGCACATGGACTCTCTTACCGGGTGGTGTCCCGTGTCTTCAACGTGCCAAAGCCTACAGTTCACCGCATCATCCACAGAGTGGCCCAGAACATATGGGACAATCTGGGCAGAGCAATCAGCTTTCCTCCAACAGCGAACCTGCCCACAGTTGGTCAGGGATTTGCTAACATTTCGGGAACCCCTGCATTCCACAATGTGGTTGGAGCTATCGACGGCAGCCACATCCGAATCAAACCTCCACAGCGTCACAGATTGGACTATTTGAATTACAAAGGTTTTTACTCAGTAAACATGCAGGCAATATGTGACTCTAATGGGAGGTTTCTGGACATTTATGTGGGGTACCCGGGATCTGTCCACGATACACGCGTTATGAAAAATAGCACTTTTTATACTGCAAGACGGTATCCCCCAGCGGGCTACATCCTTCTGGGTGATGGTGGGTATCCCTGTCTGGAAACTCCAATTTGCCTCATCACTCCATTCAAGGAGCCAGTGCAAGGACAAGTACAGCAGAGGTTCAATTACCACCAGGCAAAGGGGCGCAGCATAATTGAGAGGGCGTTTGGAATGATGAAGACCAGGTGGAGGTCGACACTTTTCAAGGCTTTAGAGGTGAAGCCCACATTTGCACCACAGGTCATCGCTTCATGTGCCTTTTTGCACAATGTGTGTATGGACAATGGTGACACTCAGGTTCCAGATGAGGACATTTTAGGAGATCGGCACGACCCCCAACCTCCCCGTGAACCCATGGCATGCAACGAAACCTCTGGGAATGATGTCAGAAACAGACTGGCTGCCCAAGTTTCAGGCAATGCACAAGCCCCATGA